In the Thermogemmatispora onikobensis genome, CCTCGTCCTCTAGCAGGGCGAAGACGAGCGAGCCGCGCGCCAGGGGATGGTCGGCGGGCAGGTCATCGGCGCTGAAGATGAGGGCGCTCAATCCGGGCGCCCGCTCGCTGCGCGTCTGGGGCTGGCCGGCTTCCTGGCTGAGGGCCTCCAGGCTAAAGACCTGCGGGAGGAGGCCGAGCAGGGAGACCTCGACGGCTTCGGGGCCGGGATTGCTGAGGTGAAAGGTGAAGAAGGCCGCCGGCAGGGCCGAGTGTTTGACATCCCCCGGCACGAAGCTCGACCAGGCTTCGAGGCGGACGGCCACGGGCAGGGCCGGGTCACAATAGTCCAGCCAGGCAAAGGGGAATGCTCCGCTAAAGTGGATCTCCTGCACGCTTTCGACGTATGACAGGATGTAGGTGAAGCGCGCTTCGCTCTCGCTGCGTTCGCGCAGGATACGCACGACCGCTGGCTCTGCCGCCGCACTGCCCTCAGCCGCGAGGCGCCTGCGTCGGGCGCGGATGGCGAAGAGGGTGTCGCCGGGACGGACGGGCGAGCTGAGCGGCGGACTCCACGGGGCGCCATGCCCGCTCCAGGGCGGATTGTTGAAGATCTGCCATTCGTGCAGGGCGCCGTCAGCGCGGATCTCGATGCTGCCGGTGCCCAGTCCTCCCAGGGGGATGCCGGAGAGCGGGGCCACACCCCGCCTGCTTCGCGTGCGAGCTGCTTTCATGGCTGCGTTCGTCGCTCCTCTTACTCCTGTGACACTGACTGGACTGGATCAGCGGCGCGCCGCCGCCGCTGGGTTGGGTCGGGTTGGTCTGCCGTTGGGCACTGGTTGGGCCGCGGTTGGGTCAGGGAGGGCCGTGCTGGCTGACGCCCGGCCCAAAACGGTAATGCGGCTGGGGGGGCGCCGGCTGGAAGGCGCTCAACTCTTCGATCTCGGCCTGCAGTCCTCCGGGGGCCGCCGCCAGGACGGCGCGCACGTGCGTTTCAAGGACGGCGGGCGAGCAGTCGACGCGGGCATTGAGCAGCCAGACAGCCTCGTCGGGCAGCAGATGGGCGCTGCGCGCGTCCCAGCTAATGGCCGCCGGCGCGGGACCGCAGAGGCTGGCTTTGATCAGGCGCCCCTGGAGCTGCTCCTGCTGGCTGGCCGCCGCCTCCGCGCGATCGGGAACCTGGCGCCTGTCCGGCTCCTCGCTGAGGAGGCGCCGCAGGGCCTGCGGGGCGACGAGTAGCTTGATATGGGCGATGACCAGCCCGGCGCGCGCCAGCCGCTCCTGAAGCTGGCTGAGCAGGGCGGCAGCCCAGGCCAGTACCCGGCCCGCTTCGCCGTTGCTGGTCCCGATCGGATGAGAGGACTGCAGGCGACCACGGGCGTTGAGCCAGCCCAGACGCGCTTCGGCCCGCGCATAGCGCCGATAGTCGAGGTCATCCAGGCGATGGGCTTCGGCCTCGCTGACGCGGGCAGTGTTGACGTCCTGCAGCAGATTATCGAGCCAGAGGGCCACGCTCTCGCGCCGGCGCGCCGTCATGGGCAGGACTGGTACCCCGGGACAGTAGGCCCGCAGCCAGTTGCGCAAAAAGAGCTGCTCGTCGGCAGCGAGCAGGTCGCTTTTGTTGATCAGGAGCAGGTCACCCTCTTCGATCTGGCGGGCGAAGAGATAGGCGACGTCATCGTTGAGCAGGCTCAGGTCGCCGTGCCGGATCAGATGGGAGAGACGCGGACCGTCGACGACGATGCTCAGACAGGCTGGACGGTAATGCTCGCGGTAGAGGTGTAAGAGGGGGAGGATGACGGTGGCCTGCAGGTCGGTGCAGCTCCCAACTGGCTCGGCCAGAATAACGTGCGGCTCGATGCGCCGCTCCAGGTCGGCGACGGCCTCTAGCAGGTCGCTGAAACGGCAGCAGAAACAGCCCGCGGTGACCTCGGCGACGGCCTCGCCCGACCAGGCGGCGGCCAGGGCGGTGTCGACGAGTTCGCGCCCCTGGTCGTTGGTAATCAGGGCCACGCGCAGGCCGCGCTGATGCAGGATGGCGGCAGCCTGAAGCAGGAGGGTGGTCTTGCCCGCTCCCAGAAAGCCACCGGCGATGATCAGCTTGGGCCTGGTTTCGTGCACTACGCTCCTCTTTCGTTGGTGAAGCGGCAGCTACTCCTTCTGCTGGACAGCGGGCCCGGCCCCGTCCAGGCACAGGTCACACGTTCAGCGCGGGCCGGCAGATTGCCCGCCACCACGCGCGCTCTAGAGGAAAGGGTACCAGAGGCGCCTTCGTCCTGTCAAGTGGGAACGCTCCCAGGCTTGCCACTCCTCAGCTCAGGGCGCTCACGAACTGAGGGAATGAGCCGCCCCGTTCGTGCTCGCCGCTGCCAGCTCCCGCGCGCCTCGCAAGATGAGCTGCCTCAGTGCTTCGCCCTGGAGCGTTCCTTCTCGGTTTCCGATGACAAGCATCGTTGGTGGATAGACAAAGAGAGGAGCATGTGGGTAATCCACAAGGTAAATATCCAGAGTGGGCAGAAGTCGCCGAAACGGAGCCAGGCTCTTCCACAATGCACGCCGTTCCTTGGGCGTCAGCAATTGCTCACAGGGGCCCAGGATAGCACCAAAAGGACACAGCGACAGGTCCGGGAGGCATCGTGAAGGGGGTTACGACGCCAGCCCGGCACCTGTCGCCGCGCCCGGATCAGAAGAGGGCGCTACAAAGAAGGGCAAAATGAAACAGGAGAGAGGTATCTG is a window encoding:
- a CDS encoding GTP-binding protein, whose protein sequence is MHETRPKLIIAGGFLGAGKTTLLLQAAAILHQRGLRVALITNDQGRELVDTALAAAWSGEAVAEVTAGCFCCRFSDLLEAVADLERRIEPHVILAEPVGSCTDLQATVILPLLHLYREHYRPACLSIVVDGPRLSHLIRHGDLSLLNDDVAYLFARQIEEGDLLLINKSDLLAADEQLFLRNWLRAYCPGVPVLPMTARRRESVALWLDNLLQDVNTARVSEAEAHRLDDLDYRRYARAEARLGWLNARGRLQSSHPIGTSNGEAGRVLAWAAALLSQLQERLARAGLVIAHIKLLVAPQALRRLLSEEPDRRQVPDRAEAAASQQEQLQGRLIKASLCGPAPAAISWDARSAHLLPDEAVWLLNARVDCSPAVLETHVRAVLAAAPGGLQAEIEELSAFQPAPPQPHYRFGPGVSQHGPP